The Candidatus Phaeomarinobacter ectocarpi genome includes a region encoding these proteins:
- the carA gene encoding glutamine-hydrolyzing carbamoyl-phosphate synthase small subunit, with protein sequence MGGVGSGSTPSWETEDKPTTARLVLADGTVFEGYGVGATGAAAGEVCFNTAMTGYQEVLTDPSYAGQIITFTFPHIGNVGTNDEDIETSNLQAKAGVVGCILKADITDPSNYRSSQHLDAWLKTQGIIGISGLDTRALTNLIRENGMPNGVIAYAEDGVFDIEALTTQAKAFPGLEGMELARDVTTAEPYQWDETSWSWGDGYGRLAKAKYKVVALDFGAKRNILRLLADQGCAVTVMPSTSTAEDVLAQNPDGIFLANGPGDPAATGEYALPEIKKLVDSGKPIFGICLGHQLLGRALGATTKKMHQGHHGANHPVKDFTTSKVEITSMNHGFAVEAGSLPDGVTETHKSLFDSSNAGLEADGGRIFSVQHHPEASPGPQDSHYLFARFVERMAEAKG encoded by the coding sequence ATGGGGGGAGTCGGATCAGGCTCCACTCCCTCTTGGGAAACCGAAGACAAACCCACCACAGCCCGCCTTGTGCTCGCAGACGGCACCGTCTTTGAAGGCTACGGCGTCGGCGCCACCGGCGCTGCTGCGGGCGAAGTCTGCTTCAACACCGCAATGACCGGCTATCAGGAAGTGCTGACGGACCCGTCCTATGCGGGCCAGATCATCACCTTCACGTTCCCGCACATCGGCAATGTGGGCACCAATGACGAGGACATTGAAACCTCCAACCTGCAGGCCAAGGCCGGTGTCGTGGGCTGCATCCTCAAGGCGGACATCACCGACCCGTCCAACTACCGCTCCTCACAGCATCTGGACGCATGGCTCAAGACCCAGGGCATCATCGGCATCTCCGGTCTTGATACCCGAGCGCTGACCAACCTCATCCGCGAAAACGGCATGCCCAACGGCGTCATCGCTTACGCGGAAGACGGTGTGTTCGACATTGAGGCGTTGACTACACAGGCCAAAGCCTTCCCCGGCCTTGAAGGCATGGAACTCGCCAGGGACGTTACAACTGCCGAGCCTTATCAGTGGGACGAAACCAGCTGGAGCTGGGGCGACGGCTATGGCCGCCTCGCCAAGGCCAAATACAAAGTCGTGGCGCTGGACTTCGGCGCCAAGCGCAACATCCTTCGTCTGCTGGCGGATCAGGGCTGCGCCGTCACCGTCATGCCCTCAACGTCCACCGCAGAAGACGTGCTGGCGCAAAACCCCGACGGCATCTTCCTCGCTAACGGCCCCGGCGACCCCGCAGCCACCGGCGAATACGCCCTGCCGGAAATCAAGAAGCTCGTGGACTCAGGCAAGCCCATCTTCGGCATCTGCCTTGGTCACCAGCTGCTGGGTCGCGCTTTAGGCGCCACGACCAAGAAGATGCATCAGGGCCACCACGGCGCCAACCACCCGGTGAAGGATTTTACGACCTCCAAGGTCGAGATCACCTCCATGAACCACGGCTTTGCGGTGGAAGCAGGCTCCCTGCCCGACGGCGTGACCGAAACCCACAAATCTCTGTTCGACAGCTCAAATGCAGGCCTTGAAGCCGACGGCGGCCGCATCTTCTCCGTGCAACACCACCCGGAAGCCTCCCCCGGTCCACAAGACAGCCACTACCTCTTCGCGCGCTTCGTCGAGCGCATGGCGGAGGCAAAAGGCTAG
- the carB gene encoding carbamoyl-phosphate synthase large subunit gives MPKRTDIKSILIIGAGPIIIGQACEFDYSGTQACKALKEDGYRIILVNSNPATIMTDPDLADATYIEPITPEVVEKILRVEKPDAVLPTMGGQTALNCALALADKGVLDELGIELIGANQKAIEKAEDRQLFREAMDKIGLESPRSHIANTLEEAMAGLEKVGLPTIIRPSFTMGGTGGGIAYNKDEFMKMVAYGLDASPVTEILIEESVLGWKEFEMEVVRDKDDNAIIVCSIENIDPMGIHTGDSITVAPALTLTDKEFQIMRNASIACLREIGVETGGSNVQFAVNPKDGRLVVIEMNPRVSRSSALASKATGFPIAKVAARLAVGYTLDELDNDITGATPASFEPTIDYVVTKIPRFAFEKFPGAKPHLTTAMKSVGEAMAIGRTFQESFQKALRSLETDFDGLTEIDVPGLGEGDDKNAIRAALGQPTPNRVLTVAQAMRHGLSNDEIHNLCKIDPWFLEQIRDLVETEARVIEHGLPENPKTFRMLKSKGFSDARLGQLADLPEKDVSATRRGMDVRPVYKRIDTCAAEFAAKTPYMYSTYEVTGPDGTPECESGVTTAKKAIILGGGPNRIGQGIEFDYCCCHAAFSLADAGFESIMVNCNPETVSTDYDTSDRLYFEPLTAEDVLELITTEQQAGTLAGVIVQFGGQTPLKLAQALEDANVPILGTPPDAIDLAEDRDRFKALLDDLKLRQPANGIARSAEEARKIAEDIGFPVVIRPSYVLGGRAMEIVHGVTDLERYMKEAVVVSGDSPVLIDSYLRDATEVDVDALCDGKDVFVSGILEHIEEAGVHSGDSACSMPPFSLSDDIIAELEKQTAAMALALGVIGLMNVQFAIKDGDIYVIEVNPRASRTVPFVAKVLGAPIAGIASRIMAGESLASFGLKKRKYDHIAVKEAVFPFARFPGVDTILGPEMRSTGEVMGLDTSFGVAFAKSQLGGGTTVPEEGTAFVSMKDGDKERIIEPARQLCEMGFKIVATSGTARLLEENNVPVTRINKVLEGRPHIVDAITNGEVQLVFNTTEGAQALSDSASLRRAALQNKVPYYTTLSGAMAATRAIAAMRRDELQVASLQSYMQAAE, from the coding sequence ATGCCCAAACGTACAGACATCAAGAGCATTCTGATCATCGGCGCTGGTCCGATCATCATCGGGCAGGCCTGCGAGTTTGATTACTCGGGCACTCAGGCATGCAAGGCGCTGAAAGAGGACGGCTACCGGATCATTCTGGTGAACTCCAATCCGGCGACGATCATGACCGACCCGGACCTGGCGGACGCGACCTATATCGAGCCGATCACGCCGGAAGTGGTCGAGAAGATATTGCGCGTTGAAAAGCCTGACGCGGTGCTGCCCACCATGGGCGGCCAGACGGCGCTCAACTGTGCGCTGGCCCTTGCTGACAAGGGCGTGCTGGACGAGCTGGGCATCGAGCTGATCGGTGCCAACCAGAAAGCCATCGAGAAGGCGGAAGACCGCCAGCTGTTCCGCGAGGCGATGGATAAGATCGGCCTTGAAAGCCCGCGCTCGCACATTGCCAACACCCTCGAAGAAGCCATGGCAGGGCTTGAGAAGGTGGGCCTGCCGACGATCATTCGCCCCTCCTTCACCATGGGCGGCACCGGCGGCGGCATTGCCTACAATAAAGACGAATTCATGAAGATGGTGGCCTACGGGCTGGACGCGTCCCCCGTCACCGAAATCCTCATTGAAGAATCCGTGCTCGGCTGGAAAGAGTTCGAGATGGAGGTGGTCCGCGACAAGGACGACAACGCCATCATCGTGTGCTCCATCGAGAACATCGATCCCATGGGCATTCATACCGGCGACTCAATCACCGTTGCCCCTGCCCTGACGCTGACCGACAAAGAATTCCAGATCATGCGCAATGCATCGATTGCGTGTCTGCGTGAGATCGGCGTTGAGACCGGCGGTTCCAATGTGCAGTTCGCCGTGAACCCGAAAGACGGCCGTCTCGTGGTGATCGAGATGAACCCCCGCGTGTCGCGCTCGTCTGCTCTGGCGTCAAAGGCAACAGGCTTCCCAATTGCCAAGGTCGCAGCGCGCCTTGCGGTTGGCTACACGCTGGACGAGCTGGACAACGACATTACGGGTGCGACGCCCGCCTCGTTTGAGCCGACGATCGACTATGTCGTTACAAAAATTCCGCGCTTTGCGTTTGAAAAATTCCCGGGCGCCAAGCCGCACCTGACCACCGCCATGAAATCCGTGGGCGAAGCCATGGCCATTGGCCGGACGTTCCAGGAAAGCTTCCAGAAGGCGCTGCGCTCGCTGGAAACAGACTTTGACGGCCTGACGGAAATCGACGTGCCCGGCCTGGGCGAAGGCGATGACAAGAACGCCATTCGTGCAGCCCTTGGCCAGCCCACGCCCAACCGTGTGCTGACGGTGGCGCAGGCCATGCGCCACGGCCTCAGCAATGACGAGATTCACAATCTCTGCAAGATCGACCCTTGGTTCCTTGAGCAGATCCGCGATCTGGTGGAGACCGAAGCCCGCGTCATCGAGCATGGGCTGCCGGAAAACCCCAAAACATTCCGTATGCTGAAGAGCAAGGGTTTCTCTGATGCGCGCCTTGGACAGCTTGCAGACCTTCCTGAAAAGGATGTTTCAGCAACACGCCGCGGCATGGATGTTCGCCCGGTCTATAAGCGCATTGACACCTGCGCGGCAGAGTTCGCCGCCAAGACGCCCTACATGTACTCCACCTATGAAGTAACGGGCCCCGACGGCACACCTGAATGTGAGTCCGGCGTCACCACTGCAAAGAAAGCGATCATTCTGGGTGGCGGTCCAAACCGCATCGGCCAGGGCATCGAGTTTGACTATTGCTGCTGCCACGCCGCGTTCTCGCTGGCGGATGCAGGTTTTGAATCGATCATGGTCAACTGCAACCCGGAGACCGTGTCCACCGACTACGACACGTCTGACCGTTTGTACTTTGAGCCTCTGACGGCTGAAGACGTGCTGGAGCTAATCACGACAGAACAGCAGGCAGGCACGCTGGCCGGCGTCATCGTGCAGTTCGGCGGCCAGACACCGCTGAAACTGGCGCAGGCACTGGAAGACGCCAACGTCCCCATTCTGGGCACGCCTCCCGATGCCATTGACCTGGCCGAGGACCGTGACCGGTTCAAGGCGCTGCTCGATGACCTGAAGCTGCGCCAGCCTGCCAACGGCATTGCACGCTCCGCTGAGGAAGCCCGCAAGATTGCCGAAGATATCGGCTTCCCCGTCGTCATCCGCCCGTCCTACGTACTGGGCGGCCGTGCCATGGAAATCGTCCACGGCGTGACGGACCTTGAGCGCTATATGAAGGAAGCAGTCGTTGTGTCCGGCGACAGCCCGGTCCTCATCGACAGCTATCTTCGGGATGCCACGGAAGTGGACGTGGACGCCCTGTGCGACGGTAAGGACGTATTCGTGTCCGGCATTCTTGAACACATCGAAGAAGCCGGCGTGCACTCAGGCGACAGTGCCTGCTCCATGCCGCCCTTCTCACTTTCCGACGACATCATCGCCGAGCTTGAAAAGCAGACCGCCGCCATGGCCCTGGCTTTGGGCGTCATCGGGCTGATGAACGTGCAGTTCGCCATCAAGGACGGCGACATCTACGTCATTGAAGTCAACCCGCGCGCCAGCCGGACCGTGCCGTTTGTGGCCAAGGTGCTGGGCGCGCCGATTGCAGGCATTGCCTCGCGCATCATGGCGGGTGAAAGCCTCGCAAGCTTCGGCCTCAAGAAGCGCAAATACGACCACATCGCGGTCAAGGAAGCCGTCTTCCCGTTTGCCCGCTTCCCCGGCGTCGACACCATTCTGGGGCCGGAAATGCGCTCGACAGGCGAAGTCATGGGTCTCGACACTAGCTTTGGCGTCGCCTTTGCCAAAAGCCAGCTGGGTGGCGGCACCACAGTGCCCGAAGAAGGCACAGCCTTTGTGTCCATGAAGGACGGCGACAAGGAACGCATCATCGAGCCTGCGCGTCAGTTGTGCGAGATGGGTTTCAAGATCGTTGCCACCAGCGGCACTGCCCGACTGCTGGAAGAAAACAACGTGCCGGTGACCCGCATCAACAAGGTGCTTGAAGGCCGCCCGCACATCGTGGATGCCATTACCAATGGTGAAGTGCAGTTGGTGTTCAACACGACCGAAGGCGCCCAGGCCCTGTCTGACTCAGCGTCGCTTCGTCGGGCCGCCCTGCAGAACAAGGTCCCCTATTACACGACCCTGTCAGGCGCCATGGCGGCAACCCGAGCCATCGCCGCCATGCGGCGCGATGAACTCCAGGTAGCCTCTCTCCAGAGCTACATGCAGGCTGCCGAATAA
- the greA gene encoding transcription elongation factor GreA: MEKIPMTSEGHAAMETELKQLKSVERPRIIAAISEARKHGDLSENAEYHAAKEQQGLNEARVAELEDALARADVIDVTKLSGKNVTFGAFVEIVDEDTDDEVTYQIVGDNEASVKDGKISISSPIARALIGKTAGDSVEVATPGGGKSYEILKVRFK, encoded by the coding sequence ATGGAAAAGATACCCATGACCAGCGAAGGACACGCGGCCATGGAGACGGAACTCAAGCAGCTCAAATCCGTTGAGCGCCCGCGCATCATCGCGGCGATTTCCGAAGCCCGTAAACACGGCGATCTCTCTGAAAATGCAGAATATCACGCCGCCAAAGAGCAGCAGGGCCTCAACGAAGCCCGCGTGGCCGAGCTGGAAGATGCCCTTGCCCGTGCTGACGTCATCGACGTCACCAAACTCTCCGGCAAGAACGTGACCTTTGGTGCCTTCGTCGAAATCGTCGACGAAGACACTGACGATGAAGTGACCTATCAGATCGTTGGCGACAACGAAGCCAGCGTGAAGGACGGCAAGATTTCAATCTCATCCCCCATCGCCCGCGCCCTCATCGGCAAGACAGCCGGCGACAGCGTCGAGGTGGCGACACCGGGCGGCGGCAAGAGCTACGAGATTCTGAAGGTGCGCTTCAAGTAG
- a CDS encoding Lrp/AsnC family transcriptional regulator has translation MQRVKLDAIDRKILAELQADGRMTNVELSNRVGISAPPCLRRVRALEEAGLIEGYHAQLSERDLGFDVTVFAMVGLHSQAEADLRAFEERVDAWPLVRECHMLNGEIDFILKCVAPDLASFQSFLTESLTPAPNVAHVRTSLTIRRSKYDPGVPVDLMEPLEA, from the coding sequence ATGCAGCGGGTAAAACTCGACGCGATTGACCGAAAGATACTGGCTGAGCTTCAGGCTGACGGCCGCATGACAAATGTGGAGCTGTCCAACCGGGTCGGCATTTCAGCACCGCCGTGTCTGCGCCGGGTGCGGGCGCTCGAGGAAGCAGGTCTGATTGAGGGCTATCACGCCCAGCTGTCTGAGCGGGATCTGGGTTTTGACGTCACGGTGTTCGCCATGGTGGGGCTACACAGCCAGGCGGAAGCTGATCTGCGGGCCTTCGAAGAGCGTGTCGATGCGTGGCCGCTGGTCCGCGAATGCCACATGCTCAATGGCGAGATCGACTTCATCCTCAAATGCGTCGCGCCGGACTTGGCCAGCTTTCAGAGCTTTCTAACCGAAAGCCTGACGCCGGCTCCCAACGTGGCGCATGTGCGCACATCGCTGACCATCCGCCGCTCCAAATATGACCCCGGTGTGCCGGTTGATCTGATGGAGCCGCTAGAGGCCTAG
- a CDS encoding mitochondrial fission ELM1 family protein, whose translation MVDKPVAWAISGGARGMENQCLALAEAAGFAPVPLRVAAKAPWRWLPEMAWSLWGKVPSRLSAENRQMLDGPWPDLVVACGRQSVPLAIHIKRVSEGRTFVVQCQDPRVTPALFDLVVPPDHDNVTPAQNVLSIIGSPNLALPWRLAEASGKWASKFDALGRPFVAVAIGGSSSAYRLNRSSIDELFRCLEKMQTESGARLAITTSRRTGPDNEELIQAHAKRLGAWVWDGSGDSPILGLYACADAIVVTEDSVNMAAEAAASGKPLYVAELDGGSEKFDHFHDVLKARGIARSLTHAPLEAWSYPPLTETLRAAQEIRQRMSDRGFALPAEPQTGH comes from the coding sequence ATGGTCGACAAACCGGTCGCATGGGCGATCAGCGGCGGCGCGCGGGGCATGGAGAACCAATGCCTGGCGCTGGCAGAAGCGGCAGGCTTCGCGCCGGTCCCCCTGCGGGTTGCCGCCAAGGCACCCTGGCGCTGGCTTCCTGAAATGGCGTGGTCCCTATGGGGCAAGGTGCCGTCACGGCTCTCAGCTGAAAATCGGCAGATGCTGGATGGCCCCTGGCCTGATCTTGTCGTCGCCTGTGGCCGTCAGTCCGTGCCTCTTGCCATTCATATCAAGCGGGTTTCCGAGGGACGGACATTTGTCGTCCAGTGTCAGGACCCCCGCGTGACACCGGCCTTGTTCGATCTCGTGGTGCCGCCGGACCACGACAATGTCACCCCGGCGCAAAACGTCCTGTCGATCATCGGTTCCCCCAATCTTGCCCTGCCCTGGCGGTTGGCCGAGGCGTCGGGCAAATGGGCATCAAAGTTTGACGCCCTCGGGCGCCCGTTTGTGGCCGTTGCCATCGGCGGGTCCAGCAGTGCCTACCGCCTCAATCGCAGCAGCATCGACGAGCTGTTCCGGTGCCTTGAGAAGATGCAAACCGAGTCCGGTGCACGCCTTGCCATCACCACGTCCCGGCGGACGGGCCCCGACAACGAAGAGCTCATTCAGGCGCATGCCAAACGTCTTGGCGCGTGGGTGTGGGACGGGTCCGGCGACAGCCCAATTCTGGGTCTGTATGCGTGCGCCGATGCCATCGTCGTGACCGAGGACAGCGTGAACATGGCAGCCGAAGCTGCCGCCAGCGGCAAGCCGCTTTATGTGGCCGAGCTCGACGGCGGCTCCGAGAAGTTCGATCATTTCCATGACGTGCTGAAGGCCCGTGGCATTGCCCGCTCCCTGACCCATGCTCCCCTTGAAGCATGGAGCTACCCCCCGCTCACCGAAACACTTCGCGCCGCGCAGGAAATCAGGCAGCGCATGAGCGACAGGGGTTTTGCGCTTCCTGCAGAACCTCAGACCGGACACTAG
- a CDS encoding nuclear transport factor 2 family protein, with amino-acid sequence MTVSDTEKARRSALLKHHYEVENNHDIDGIMATFSPRGEMHYNRQTFADPDSIKAAHGLIGLWGTDGAIEGGQNHIDHEHFTDDEVIVEGRLCGKHVLAFQGIEASGRNVELPFVAFYKFDETDKLVSERVVMNLGSLVAVP; translated from the coding sequence CCGTTAGTGACACTGAGAAAGCTCGCCGCAGCGCCCTGCTGAAGCATCACTACGAGGTGGAAAACAACCACGACATTGACGGGATCATGGCCACCTTCTCGCCTCGCGGGGAGATGCACTACAACCGCCAGACATTTGCCGACCCTGACAGCATCAAGGCAGCCCATGGGCTGATTGGGTTGTGGGGCACGGATGGCGCCATAGAAGGCGGACAGAACCACATCGACCATGAGCACTTCACAGATGACGAGGTCATTGTGGAGGGGCGGCTGTGTGGCAAACACGTGCTGGCGTTTCAGGGCATTGAGGCCAGCGGTCGCAACGTGGAGCTGCCGTTCGTTGCCTTCTACAAGTTTGATGAGACGGACAAGCTGGTTTCAGAGCGGGTGGTGATGAACCTGGGATCACTGGTAGCCGTGCCATAA